In Papaver somniferum cultivar HN1 chromosome 9, ASM357369v1, whole genome shotgun sequence, the genomic stretch ATCATCCATAGATGACGAAGACACGTGGCACTCAGTAAATGGCTCGATTACGGACAAAGCATTTTCCATCCactagaattttgattttttaactgAAACCTTAACTGCCAGACTCCAGACTCCTCCTAGGATACTGGtactaaaatatgaaaaaacGTTTTACATTCAACCGACCAAATCTAGGTATGTGTGAGGGTGAGCTCTTTAGTTTGGACGTAGTGGCCATCTTCCAAATGTCATCATTCAAATGGTCTGGATAGACATATTTTTTTCCCTGAAATACGTGTATACAGAGCAgagtttcttactcaaaatttaAACATCTGTCTCCTCAAAACTTTACCCTTTATAAACGTCCCTCCTCCCTCTCCTACCATTTTCACATTGTAGGGGTTAAAAAGGAAAAAGACCtaaagagagaaaaggagaaagcaATGGAGGATAGCATAACAGAGACTGAACTCAAAACAGGAACTGAAGATTTTAACCAAATGGATGATGGTGAAGTCATGAAACCATCCACTGAACAAAGTaaacaagaagaagaggaagaagggaGTAAGAGAAGTGGGGGTATTGTAAACCATCTTATTTCTAACTTGGTTACTCCTTCTAGTCCAAGATTACCAAGAGGATTGAGTAACGGTTTTTCAGCAACAACTGAAGCTGAttataaagaagatgaagagaatAATAGTAGTGTAGATGTTGAGATGGGTGGTGGAATTATCAATAATTTCATCTCAAATATCTTTCAGTCTAGTACTGCTGAGGGAGATCAAGGAGAAATGAAGGAGAATCATAACAATATTGAAGGAGTTACTGATGTTGAAGAAAGAAAAGATCAAGAGCATATGGAAGTCGAGGTGAGTGCTGGTAGTGGTGGTGGGATCATTAACAATCTCATAACCAATTTGTTCCATCAGAATGAAAGTAATGGCAGTCAGGAAGCTGGAGTAGGGAAGGAGAAAACGAGTGAAGCAGAAGGAGTGCATGATAAAGCTCTTAGCAGTGAAGGAAATGGGGAACATGTCAAGATGGAAGAGGAAAAGAGTAATGGTGGGATCATTAGCAATCTTGTTTCCAACCTTGAAGGTACTTTTTTTCTCTACAGCTTTATGGTTTTCTGAAATTCTCATCTAGGCATTGTCTATTGTTGCTTCCCTTGCTGTTAGAAATAAATTGTGTTTTCTTCCTATTAACTTAAGTAGGTTCTGTTGCTTGTTTCAGAAAACTATGACCCGGGAAATGATGAAGCCTCCATTATGATTCACTCAATCATCCATGACTAGAGATGGAAAGAGTGACCGTAACTAGCCAATCCACTGACATGTCAAAATACAACTCAAGAGAGACTGGGGATTTGTTGTGTTACTCATATTTTTGGATCAATTTTTTGTGTAACGATATTtttacaatttcttgttttctgtaaGTTTATGGAGCTCAAGTTTGAATGACATTTTAAGCTGTTTTTTGATGCTTAGTACTACGGCCTAAAGTGGAAAACCAAAAGATTTCAGACTTGCTTAGAAGCTCTATACTATTTTGATACaactgaaaacttcatttctaatACTCCACTATTACATTGTTGCTATCCTCCAGAATTGCACTTGCACCAAAATTTGGATATAAGAAAACCAGTTTTTTGAAATCATCTAGAAGCTCTATACTTTGTTTCAGTAAACAGGTCACCTACAAAAGTTGCATTGCTATACAAACAGTATGCTTCTACAGTTCTACTACATCTAGACCAAGTAACAAACAAGACTCGACGAGCATTAGAATTACACAAAATTCTTAATGACATTTCAGAAAACGTTTTGTATAACTCGTCGTCGAACTTTTAAAACATAAACTAGAGCATTAGAATGATTAAAAGCCCCTACCTTAcaaaattttgtttcaattagacTTCTCAGAAGTTAAGATTGAGCCAGCTCTCAGTTGACAAGTCTATCAATAAGCCTGTCTGTGCACCCCCAAGGACTTCCCTAGATAGCAGAATTGGCTGTAAGTATTGGACATGTTCCGAACATGAGAATTCAAAAATagcaaaaagaaaagtaaaagagGAAGAAGTTTGATATTCATAAATTATAACTCCAGCTTAGTTTTGTGGAGAACTGCTTCGTATTTCTTCAGCGAAAACAGTGATGAGAACAATTTGGACAACTTACTAGAGAAGGAGAGTGTTTCTGGTTCTTCTAATTTTGCACTGCAGACTGAATTGTAGTTGTGCTGCAGATGGGGATTGACGATCTTTTCCTGTGAAAAAGTTGAGCAGATTTCTCAGGATTAAGAATTAAATGGTGAATTCAAGAAAGACACTTCAGGGAGTTCAATAGCATAAGAAGTAATACCTTAAAAACTTCAAATGAGCAAAAATCAGAACCATCACAACCCTGCACAATACAATATATCAATTTAGAAACAATCAAAAGTGCAAAACATAGAGAACTAGCAATGATATCAAAGTCTAGCTGAAAAGAGGAAAAATTCAGCACAAAGTCACAGATACAGCTTACTGGCAAGGGAACTGGAACTTCGTTATGCATCACTTGCACATAATACTTGGATGTCTGTTTGGTCGGACAATTATACAAAACCAGCATATTGTTCCCAGCAAAAGGTGCCACCACACTACCTCTCCAGTTCCTTTTCTGAGGAGGCTTTGGAGGTAGTTCCAAGGCTTGCTCGTGTTTTAATCTTGCCAACTCTGAACATCCAAAGTATGTCTACTCATTAGTCTAGCGCAAAAGCCAAAAAGGATGTTATGCACCAGAAGGTCAGGCGACATTAATTGGTTCATGGAAGAAGTAGAAAAGATGTAAACTTTACCAGCTCCTTCAAGAAAGATTCCAAGCAGACACGAAAATGGTACAACAGTTTCGGCATGAGCAAATCGTAGTCTTGCTTTCTCGAAAGTGCCAGCAACATGGTGCTCTGTGAAACCGAGAAAGGAAAATTATGAGCCATATACTTTAACATGGTGCACCTTACATCTGATCTGACTGGAGGGTGTAAGAAAATTGGGGTTGTGAGGCAAAAAAGGAAATGCAAGTTATATTTCATAAATAGTTAGATCATACTAGTATTAAAATGACATGTGGTGCCATACTTCCAGAAATAAACAAGCTGCCCTCTAATCGAAATTGAAACTTCAATTTCAAGCTATAAGGAGGAATTGCATAGAAAGTAACTCAAAGTCTGCCAGAGCAGAATTGTGCTGCTTTTTAAGAAATTAGTAACTAGAGGATCGTATACTATTACCTTCTTTAGCCTTTATAGCTTGTTCCATGGAGTCAACAACATCTCGAAGCAGTGGTAATCCCATTCGATAATTCACTGATTTACCATAACCCTTCAACATGAATACCTCCAAATCATCAGTCCATTCCAGCAAAGAAACCTAAAAGTAGAAAGACGTTCCCGTTTAAAATGTACAGTGTTGGAAAGCATATGTT encodes the following:
- the LOC113308712 gene encoding uncharacterized protein LOC113308712: MEDSITETELKTGTEDFNQMDDGEVMKPSTEQSKQEEEEEGSKRSGGIVNHLISNLVTPSSPRLPRGLSNGFSATTEADYKEDEENNSSVDVEMGGGIINNFISNIFQSSTAEGDQGEMKENHNNIEGVTDVEERKDQEHMEVEVSAGSGGGIINNLITNLFHQNESNGSQEAGVGKEKTSEAEGVHDKALSSEGNGEHVKMEEEKSNGGIISNLVSNLEENYDPGNDEASIMIHSIIHD